The proteins below are encoded in one region of Thermoflexus sp.:
- a CDS encoding transposase family protein: protein MLGFLFGFGQPQANYWVHWLTPILNAALGYEIQLPARQPATLQQVLEACPELQFILDRTERPIQRPKDRQRQRDYYSGRKKRHTVKNVVITHKPSGRILGLSRTYVGRRRI from the coding sequence GTGCTGGGTTTTCTGTTCGGCTTTGGGCAGCCTCAGGCCAACTATTGGGTTCACTGGCTGACCCCGATTCTCAATGCGGCGCTGGGGTATGAAATCCAACTTCCTGCCCGGCAGCCGGCCACCCTTCAGCAGGTTCTGGAGGCGTGTCCCGAATTGCAGTTCATTCTGGACAGAACTGAACGGCCGATTCAGCGGCCGAAAGATCGCCAGCGGCAGCGAGATTATTACAGCGGGCGGAAGAAACGGCACACGGTAAAGAATGTAGTGATCACTCATAAGCCCAGTGGCCGGATTCTGGGCTTAAGTCGCACCTATGTGGGAAGACGCCGGATTTGA